The nucleotide sequence ATTAAATTCTTTTTAAACCAAGCTTTTGATGATGTATAAAAGTTTTCTACTGATTGACGACGATCCTATCAATAACTTTATTAATTCTAAGTTAATTAAGAAACTTAACCTGACAGAGCAAATTTTTGTTCTGGACAATGGTGAGGAAGGGATTCGTTTTTTGTTAAATACTGTAAAAAATGAACTTCCTGATGTTATTCTCCTGGATATTAATATGCCAGCGATGAATGGGTTTGAGTTTTTGGAATTGTTCGGAAGCTTAAATATTTCAGGAAAGGAGCATATCAAGATTTTTATGCTTACAAGTTCTTTAAATCCTCAGGATATGCAACGGGTTAAGCATTTTCAAGTTCATGGTTACATCCAAAAGCCCCTAACGCCGGAAAAACTATTGAATGCTTTAGGTGATGAAGCCAAAATAGAAAAATAATCCCCTCTTTTTTCTTTCTTCTCTATTTTTATCTTTCAGGTATCTTTTTTTATCATTCGTTTTTGCTCTTATTGAGGGTGTGTGCATGCTTCTTTGCCTAATGCTGCGAGGTTTCTTAATGAACCGACATTGAGCTTTAGTAGTACAGCAGTATTCGAGGGAAACGTGTGTTTGAGGTTTTTAGTCTTGCAAGCGTTGTTGTAATACTTCAAATATGAGGCTAAAGCAGTTGCACAAAAAAGAAATAACGTGCTTAAAATAAAAAAAACTGGCAACGTAATGTTGTCAGTTTTTTTAAGGGTGGATGATCGGTTTCGAACCGACGACCTCCAGAACCACAATCTGGCGCTCTAACCTACTGAGCTACACCCACCGTCTTAATATGTGTGCAAAAGTACACTAATAAAGTTTAATATTCAACTAAATCTTTATATTTTTTTTATCTGTCAAATGTAAGTCTTTGGCCGAGGCTCCCTTCTATTATTTTATCATTTTCCCATACCAGGTTTCCTGAAACTATGGTGTGTGTTACTTTAGATGTAAAGCTTTGACCTTCAAGTGGAGACCAGCCACACTTATATAATAGGTTTTCTTTGCTTACCTTCCATTGGCTATTGGTATCTACTAAGGCCAGGTCTGCAAAATATCCTTCTCTGATAAAACCTCTTTTTTTAATATCAAACATAGTGGCTGGTGCATGGCACATTTTTTCTACCAATCGTTCTATGGAGAGTTCGCCTTTCCGGCAAAACTCATACATGATATTGAAACTATGCTGCACAAGAGGTCCTCCAGAAGGCGCTTTCCAGTAATTTTGATTTTTCTCTTCTTTGGTATGTGGGGCATGATCCGTGGCGACGATATCGAGAATGTCGTCTTTTAGGGCCTGTAATAGCGCTTTTTTGTGTTTGCTTTCTTTTACCGCAGGATTCCATTTGATGTAAGTGCCATATTGGTCATAATCGTCTTTGCTAAACCATAGGTGGTGTACGCAAACCTCAGCGGTGATTTTTTTGTCTTTTAGCGGAAGTTTGTTGTCAAATAGTTCTAGCTCGTCTGCTGTAGAAATATGTAGGACATGCAGTCTGGCGCCATATTTTTTGGCCAGCCCCACAGCCATAGAGCTAGATTTATAGCAAGCTTCTACACTTCTGATTTCAGGGTGCATAGAAATTGGCATGCTGTCGCCATATTTTTCTTTGTACAGGGCTGAGTTTTTACGAATCGTTTCTTCGTCTTCACAGTGGGTAGCAATAAGCATAGGGCAGCGGCTAAAAATACCTTCTAGTGTCTTCTCGTTATCGACCAGCATATTGCCAGTAGAGGAGCCCATGAAAACTTTTATTCCGCATACGTTTTTGGCATCCGTTTTTAAGACTTCTTCTAGATTGTCGTTGGATGCCCCCATGAAGAAGGAATAGTTGGCAATGGATTTTTCTGCCGCTATGGCATATTTGTTTTCCAGCAGCTCTTGTGTCAGCACATTAGGGACTGTATTGGGCATTTCCATAAAGGATGTCACGCCTCCTGCCACTGCTGCCCTTGATTCGGTATATATTTCAGCTTTATTTGTTAGGCCAGGTTCTCTAAAATGCACCTGGTCATCTATGATGCCTGGGATTAGGTATTTGCCTGCGGCATCTATTGTCTTATCTGCATTTTCAGAAATATTTTTTCCGATTTTTTCTATACGTCCGTTTTTTACTAGTAGGTCTCCCTGAGTTACTTTTCCTTCATTGACTATATTTGCATTGACAATAAGTATAGATCCCATAAATAAAAAGTTTAGTGTTGTTAATTTTTTGCACCTTTGCAAAACTACTAAAGTGTGGGATTTATCTGCCTTAAATTAAAAAAAATATGTCATTTGATCATTTTGGCCTTAACAAGCAACTGCTTAATGCTATAGAGGAAGCAGGCTATGTACAGCCTTCAGAGATACAAGAAAAAGCCATTCCCCAAATAATGGCAGGGCATGATATACTTGGAGTTGCCCAGACTGGAACAGGTAAAACGGCTGCGTTTTTACTCCCTTTGCTTATGAAAATCAAATTTGCTCAGGGTATGAACCCTAGGGCTTTGATTCTTGCGCCTACCCGTGAATTGGCCATGCAGATTGCTGATAATATTACTGTATTGGCTAAATACACAGATATTAGACATGCAACGCTTTATGGTGGAGTAGGCCCTAAAGGGCAGATCGAAGCTGTGCAAAAGGGTGTCGATATTATTGTGGCTACACCAGGGCGTTTTATGGATATTTATTTGAAAGGTGAACTGGTGGTCAAAGGGCTGAAGACCATGGTGCTGGACGAAGCAGATAAAATGATGGACATGGGTTTTATGCCCCAAATAAGGCGGATCCTTGAAATTATTCCACGCAAACGACAAAACCTGTTGTTTTCTGCCACTATGCCTGAAAAGGTAGTAAAACTTTCCGAAGAGTTTCTGGAATTCCCTATGAGAATAGAAGTAAGCCCCCAGGCAACGCCAGCAGAGACTGTCAACCAGGTTGCATACAGGGTTCCTAACTTCAAAACTAAGATTAACTTATTGGATTATTTTTTAAAACAAGAAGGTGTATTCAATAGGGTTATCATTTTTGTCCGCAATAAAGCCAATGCTGATAATGTCTTTAAGTTCATAGAAAGGAAAGTAGATGAGAATGTGCGTGTAATTCATGCCAATAAAGGACAGAATACCAGAATAAATTCCATGGAGGCTTTTAAAAATGGAGAAGTTAGGATTCTGGTTTCAACAGATGTGACCGCAAGAGGGATAGATGTGACAAAGGTAAGCCATGTTAT is from Cytophagaceae bacterium ABcell3 and encodes:
- a CDS encoding response regulator, with the translated sequence MMYKSFLLIDDDPINNFINSKLIKKLNLTEQIFVLDNGEEGIRFLLNTVKNELPDVILLDINMPAMNGFEFLELFGSLNISGKEHIKIFMLTSSLNPQDMQRVKHFQVHGYIQKPLTPEKLLNALGDEAKIEK
- a CDS encoding dihydroorotase, with protein sequence MGSILIVNANIVNEGKVTQGDLLVKNGRIEKIGKNISENADKTIDAAGKYLIPGIIDDQVHFREPGLTNKAEIYTESRAAVAGGVTSFMEMPNTVPNVLTQELLENKYAIAAEKSIANYSFFMGASNDNLEEVLKTDAKNVCGIKVFMGSSTGNMLVDNEKTLEGIFSRCPMLIATHCEDEETIRKNSALYKEKYGDSMPISMHPEIRSVEACYKSSSMAVGLAKKYGARLHVLHISTADELELFDNKLPLKDKKITAEVCVHHLWFSKDDYDQYGTYIKWNPAVKESKHKKALLQALKDDILDIVATDHAPHTKEEKNQNYWKAPSGGPLVQHSFNIMYEFCRKGELSIERLVEKMCHAPATMFDIKKRGFIREGYFADLALVDTNSQWKVSKENLLYKCGWSPLEGQSFTSKVTHTIVSGNLVWENDKIIEGSLGQRLTFDR
- a CDS encoding DEAD/DEAH box helicase translates to MSFDHFGLNKQLLNAIEEAGYVQPSEIQEKAIPQIMAGHDILGVAQTGTGKTAAFLLPLLMKIKFAQGMNPRALILAPTRELAMQIADNITVLAKYTDIRHATLYGGVGPKGQIEAVQKGVDIIVATPGRFMDIYLKGELVVKGLKTMVLDEADKMMDMGFMPQIRRILEIIPRKRQNLLFSATMPEKVVKLSEEFLEFPMRIEVSPQATPAETVNQVAYRVPNFKTKINLLDYFLKQEGVFNRVIIFVRNKANADNVFKFIERKVDENVRVIHANKGQNTRINSMEAFKNGEVRILVSTDVTARGIDVTKVSHVINFDVPVIYEDYVHRIGRTARAGLTGEAITFVTEPDVYYIAKIEKIIRMSIPFEDIPEEVSIEKTPFDEAQEMAREIDAVKRRDNPDFKGAFHEKKGKSRAQGKSQKTYGKSRSGKGKRGR